From the genome of Variovorax sp. RA8, one region includes:
- a CDS encoding VOC family protein, with protein sequence MSPDLRLGYLVFEARRPARWASFCQHMLGLSAPLANADGSRGWQLDDASQRLIVREGPADDLAALGLECADEAALERVLARLRRGGIAVEAAGAALRDARRVQRLHRCIDPAGNAVELFTGLARAAGPFSSEAFPAGFRTGDLGLGHAVLVSHELEAMESFYALLGFGVTERLATRVGPIDVRGVFLHCNRRHHSIALFDMPLAKRIHHFMLQAERLSDIGVAFERAQRHRVPLSLALGQHPDPDGTFSFYGATPSGFDFEIGAGTQTIDPAGWQTHHTGVTSAWGHKPSLRLQLKMAAGLIVRKVSGAPRRAKELA encoded by the coding sequence ATGTCCCCCGATCTACGTCTCGGCTACCTGGTCTTCGAAGCACGACGGCCCGCGCGATGGGCGAGCTTCTGCCAGCACATGCTCGGCCTGTCCGCGCCTCTGGCCAATGCCGACGGCAGCCGCGGCTGGCAGCTCGACGATGCCTCGCAGCGGCTGATCGTGCGGGAGGGCCCGGCCGACGACCTGGCGGCGCTGGGCCTCGAATGTGCCGACGAGGCCGCACTGGAGCGGGTGCTCGCGCGCCTGCGGCGAGGCGGCATCGCGGTCGAGGCGGCGGGCGCCGCATTGCGCGATGCCCGCCGCGTACAGCGCCTGCATCGCTGCATCGATCCCGCCGGCAACGCCGTCGAGCTGTTCACCGGGCTCGCCCGCGCCGCCGGACCCTTCTCCTCGGAGGCCTTCCCAGCGGGCTTCCGCACCGGCGACCTGGGCCTGGGCCATGCGGTGCTCGTGTCGCACGAGCTGGAGGCGATGGAATCCTTCTACGCCCTGCTGGGCTTCGGCGTGACCGAGCGGCTCGCCACGCGGGTCGGCCCGATCGACGTCCGCGGCGTGTTCCTGCACTGCAACCGCCGCCATCACTCCATTGCGCTGTTCGACATGCCGCTCGCCAAGCGCATCCACCATTTCATGCTGCAGGCCGAGCGCCTGAGCGACATCGGCGTCGCCTTCGAGCGGGCGCAGCGACACAGGGTGCCGCTGTCGCTGGCGCTGGGCCAGCATCCCGACCCGGACGGCACCTTCTCCTTCTACGGCGCCACGCCCTCGGGCTTCGACTTCGAGATCGGCGCCGGCACGCAGACCATCGACCCCGCGGGCTGGCAGACCCACCACACCGGCGTCACCAGCGCCTGGGGCCACAAGCCCAGCCTGCGCCTGCAGCTGAAGATGGCCGCCGGCCTGATCGTGCGCAAGGTCTCCGGTGCGCCGCGCCGCGCGAAGGAGCTGGCATGA
- a CDS encoding TetR/AcrR family transcriptional regulator, translating into MPDALAESVWRPQPGLAKRERTRVQLVQAAIRVFTARGFAAATMQELAAVAGMTTGTVYNHFKTKEEVARAVALLLADTLCRRIDDSQQGIAEGAQRMAIGNQRYIWLAEQSPQWALMTLDVAAAAPELLLEIRDYVLADLRLGVKQKAFRIPSEAAAMDLINGTIAQAMRSVALGLAPPNHGREVATCVLRGLGMEAAAAKEVAYRPLPPFPPIAAAPVARTKVQARTKPT; encoded by the coding sequence TTGCCAGATGCCCTGGCCGAAAGCGTGTGGCGGCCGCAGCCCGGGCTGGCCAAACGGGAGCGGACGCGGGTCCAGCTGGTGCAGGCGGCGATCCGCGTGTTCACCGCGCGCGGCTTCGCTGCCGCGACCATGCAGGAGCTGGCGGCCGTCGCCGGCATGACCACCGGCACGGTCTACAACCATTTCAAGACGAAGGAAGAGGTGGCGCGCGCGGTGGCGCTGCTGCTGGCCGACACGCTGTGCCGCCGCATCGACGACAGCCAGCAAGGCATTGCCGAGGGCGCGCAGCGCATGGCGATCGGCAATCAGCGCTACATCTGGCTGGCCGAGCAGAGCCCGCAATGGGCGCTGATGACGCTGGACGTGGCGGCCGCCGCGCCCGAGCTGCTGCTGGAGATCCGCGACTACGTGCTGGCCGACCTGCGCCTGGGTGTGAAGCAGAAGGCCTTCCGCATTCCCAGCGAGGCGGCGGCCATGGACCTGATCAACGGCACCATCGCGCAAGCCATGCGCAGCGTGGCCCTGGGACTGGCGCCTCCGAACCATGGCCGCGAGGTGGCAACCTGCGTGCTGCGCGGGCTGGGGATGGAGGCCGCGGCGGCCAAGGAGGTGGCGTACCGCCCGCTGCCGCCTTTTCCGCCGATCGCGGCAGCGCCCGTCGCCCGTACGAAAGTGCAGGCCAGGACGAAGCCCACCTAG